From Mya arenaria isolate MELC-2E11 chromosome 1, ASM2691426v1, a single genomic window includes:
- the LOC128236084 gene encoding probable proline iminopeptidase isoform X2: MSASMQIPTPRAMFPDIEPYETGMLKVSDIHTVYYEQCGNPDGKPVIFLHGGPGSGFTQRDRTFFDPSVYRIVLMDQRGAGKSTPPAEIRENTTWLLVSDIETLRQKLGIERWMVFGGSWGSTLALVYAIKHAERVKALILRGIFTVRRKEVIWLYQDGGTYIFPDEFEGFMKPIPEVERFDLMGAYYRRLTGYDKDKQVAAAKAWSRWEMAISRLYLDQDNLSRAEADNWALQFARLECHYFVHGAFLEKDDWILANVDKIRHIPTTIIHGRYDIICPVVTAWDLHKVFPEADFHIVPDAGHSNREPGIQTQLLNACDKYKDL; this comes from the exons ATGTCAGCTTCAATGCAGATTCCAACACCGAGGGCAATGTTCCCCGACATTGAGCCGTATGAGACCGGGATGTTGAAGGTGTCTGACATTCACACGGTCTACTACGAGCAGTGTGGAAATCCAGACGGGAAGCCTGTGATCTTTCT CCACGGAGGTCCAGGCAGTGGATTCACCCAACGAGACAGGACGTTCTTCGATCCGTCCGTGTACAGGATAGTGCTGATGGACCAACGAGGAGCGGGCAAGTCCACTCCACCTGCAGAAATAAGG GAGAACACAACATGGCTCCTGGTGTCAGACATTGAAACTCTTCGTCAGAAACTAGGAATCGAGCGTTGGATGGTGTTTGGTGGTAGCTGGGGGTCTACGCTGGCTCTTGTGTACGCCATTAAACATGCAGAACGAGTCAAAGCCCTCATACTTAGAGGGATCTTTACTGTCAGAAG GAAGGAGGTGATTTGGCTGTACCAAGATGGTGGCACTTATATCTTCCCAGATGAGTTTGAGGGATTTATGAAACCAATCCCTGAG GTGGAACGATTCGACCTTATGGGTGCCTACTATCGGCGGCTAACGGGCTATGACAAAGATAAACAAGTTGCCGCCGCAAAGGCCTGGAGTCGTTGGGAGATGGCCATATCCCGACTTTACTTGGATCAAGATAACCTGAGCCGTGCTGAAGCAGACAACTGGGCACTGCAGTTTGCAAGGCTTGAATG CCACTACTTTGTCCATGGTGCCTTTCTGGAGAAGGATGACTGGATCCTGGCTAACGTGGACAAGATCAGACATATTCCGACTACAATCATACACGGCCGATATGATATTATCTGTCCTGTAGTTACAGCATGGGATTTACataaa GTGTTCCCAGAGGCAGATTTCCACATAGTCCCTGACGCTGGGCACAGTAACAGGGAGCCGGGAATACAGACACAACTCCTGAACGCCTGTGATAAATATAAAGACCTTTGA
- the LOC128236084 gene encoding probable proline iminopeptidase isoform X1: MSKISACRCHISVHNSIWVGIQTMSASMQIPTPRAMFPDIEPYETGMLKVSDIHTVYYEQCGNPDGKPVIFLHGGPGSGFTQRDRTFFDPSVYRIVLMDQRGAGKSTPPAEIRENTTWLLVSDIETLRQKLGIERWMVFGGSWGSTLALVYAIKHAERVKALILRGIFTVRRKEVIWLYQDGGTYIFPDEFEGFMKPIPEVERFDLMGAYYRRLTGYDKDKQVAAAKAWSRWEMAISRLYLDQDNLSRAEADNWALQFARLECHYFVHGAFLEKDDWILANVDKIRHIPTTIIHGRYDIICPVVTAWDLHKVFPEADFHIVPDAGHSNREPGIQTQLLNACDKYKDL; the protein is encoded by the exons atgtcGAAGATCAGCGCCTGTCGTTGTCACATATCAGTCCACAACAGCATCTGGGTTGGTATTCA AACTATGTCAGCTTCAATGCAGATTCCAACACCGAGGGCAATGTTCCCCGACATTGAGCCGTATGAGACCGGGATGTTGAAGGTGTCTGACATTCACACGGTCTACTACGAGCAGTGTGGAAATCCAGACGGGAAGCCTGTGATCTTTCT CCACGGAGGTCCAGGCAGTGGATTCACCCAACGAGACAGGACGTTCTTCGATCCGTCCGTGTACAGGATAGTGCTGATGGACCAACGAGGAGCGGGCAAGTCCACTCCACCTGCAGAAATAAGG GAGAACACAACATGGCTCCTGGTGTCAGACATTGAAACTCTTCGTCAGAAACTAGGAATCGAGCGTTGGATGGTGTTTGGTGGTAGCTGGGGGTCTACGCTGGCTCTTGTGTACGCCATTAAACATGCAGAACGAGTCAAAGCCCTCATACTTAGAGGGATCTTTACTGTCAGAAG GAAGGAGGTGATTTGGCTGTACCAAGATGGTGGCACTTATATCTTCCCAGATGAGTTTGAGGGATTTATGAAACCAATCCCTGAG GTGGAACGATTCGACCTTATGGGTGCCTACTATCGGCGGCTAACGGGCTATGACAAAGATAAACAAGTTGCCGCCGCAAAGGCCTGGAGTCGTTGGGAGATGGCCATATCCCGACTTTACTTGGATCAAGATAACCTGAGCCGTGCTGAAGCAGACAACTGGGCACTGCAGTTTGCAAGGCTTGAATG CCACTACTTTGTCCATGGTGCCTTTCTGGAGAAGGATGACTGGATCCTGGCTAACGTGGACAAGATCAGACATATTCCGACTACAATCATACACGGCCGATATGATATTATCTGTCCTGTAGTTACAGCATGGGATTTACataaa GTGTTCCCAGAGGCAGATTTCCACATAGTCCCTGACGCTGGGCACAGTAACAGGGAGCCGGGAATACAGACACAACTCCTGAACGCCTGTGATAAATATAAAGACCTTTGA